A genome region from Sphingomonas anseongensis includes the following:
- the ffh gene encoding signal recognition particle protein, with protein sequence MFDNLSDRLSGVFDKLRGRGALTDADVRSAMREVRVALLEADVALPVARDFVDQATEKAVGQEVLRSITPGQMVVKIVHDQLVETLGSDASDLKIDVNPPAVVMMVGLQGSGKTTTTAKLAKRLTEKDRKKVLMASLDVARPAAQEQLAVLGRQANVDTLPVVTGQQPVDIAKRAIQAAKLQAYDVVLLDTAGRLHVDEQLMAEMKAVAQASNPTETLLVVDSLTGQDAVNVAKGFAGDVDLTGVILTRLDGDARGGAALSMRAVTGKPIKFAGVGEALDALEAFHPERIAGRILGMGDVVSLVEKASETIKVEDAEKLAAKMAKGKFDLDDLRTQISQMQRMGGLGALANMLPGMKGMKGAIDKAQDSKALVHLEAMMSSMTAKERAKPELINAKRKIRIAKGSGTTVQEVNKLLKMHQEMSSAMKRLKKMGGIGKLAAMFGGGGGSGGLGGAGGMPDLGGAAGALPGLGGASPFNLPPGFDKFSKK encoded by the coding sequence GTGTTCGATAACCTGAGCGATCGCCTTTCGGGCGTATTCGACAAGCTTCGCGGCCGCGGCGCGCTGACTGACGCCGACGTGCGCTCGGCGATGCGCGAGGTGCGCGTCGCTTTGCTCGAGGCGGACGTCGCTCTCCCGGTCGCCCGCGATTTCGTCGACCAGGCGACCGAGAAGGCCGTCGGCCAGGAGGTGCTACGCTCGATCACTCCGGGGCAGATGGTCGTGAAGATCGTCCACGACCAGCTGGTCGAGACGCTTGGCTCCGACGCGTCGGACCTGAAGATCGACGTCAATCCTCCGGCGGTCGTGATGATGGTCGGCCTGCAGGGGTCGGGCAAAACGACGACGACGGCGAAGCTCGCCAAGCGGCTGACCGAAAAGGACCGCAAGAAGGTCCTGATGGCCTCGCTGGACGTCGCTCGCCCGGCTGCGCAGGAGCAGCTTGCGGTGCTCGGACGGCAGGCAAACGTCGATACGCTTCCCGTAGTCACGGGCCAGCAACCGGTCGATATCGCCAAGCGCGCGATCCAGGCGGCCAAGCTGCAGGCCTATGACGTCGTCCTTCTCGACACCGCGGGCCGGCTCCACGTCGACGAGCAATTGATGGCGGAGATGAAGGCCGTCGCTCAGGCGTCGAACCCGACCGAAACCTTGCTCGTGGTCGATAGCCTCACCGGCCAGGACGCGGTCAACGTCGCCAAGGGCTTTGCCGGAGATGTCGACCTCACGGGCGTCATCCTCACCCGCCTCGACGGCGATGCGCGCGGCGGCGCGGCCTTGTCGATGCGCGCGGTTACCGGAAAGCCGATCAAGTTCGCCGGCGTGGGCGAGGCGCTCGATGCGCTGGAGGCCTTCCACCCGGAGCGGATCGCCGGCCGGATCCTCGGCATGGGCGACGTCGTCAGCCTGGTCGAGAAGGCTTCCGAGACGATCAAGGTCGAGGATGCGGAGAAGCTCGCGGCCAAGATGGCCAAGGGCAAGTTCGACCTCGACGACCTTCGCACGCAGATCAGCCAGATGCAGCGGATGGGCGGCCTTGGCGCTCTCGCCAACATGCTTCCGGGCATGAAGGGCATGAAGGGCGCGATCGACAAGGCGCAGGACAGCAAGGCGCTGGTCCACCTCGAAGCGATGATGAGCTCGATGACCGCCAAGGAGCGGGCAAAGCCGGAGCTGATCAACGCCAAGCGCAAGATCCGGATCGCAAAGGGCAGCGGGACCACCGTCCAGGAAGTCAACAAGCTGCTGAAGATGCATCAGGAAATGTCGAGCGCGATGAAGCGTCTCAAGAAGATGGGCGGCATCGGCAAGCTCGCCGCGATGTTCGGCGGCGGTGGCGGCTCGGGCGGTCTCGGCGGAGCGGGGGGAATGCCCGATCTTGGCGGTGCGGCGGGAGCACTCCCAGGCCTTGGCGGCGCAAGCCCGTTCAACCTTCCACCAGGTTTCGATAAGTTTTCAAAGAAATAG
- the dapF gene encoding diaminopimelate epimerase yields MALHFHKMHGLGNDFVIVDGREQSVTMTPELARAIADRHRGVGCDQLILIGKSDKADVSMRIWNHDGGEVQSCGNASRCVVALTGAKTIETPAGVIEGSSAGSEVEVGIREPRFGWEDIPLSYAMDTSDLPLAWDGLKHGFAVNVGNPHVVFFVEDPAKVPLDVYGPRIENDPAFPERVNVHVAAVREDGIHMRSWERGAGLTLACGTGACAAAVAAIATKRATSPVAVHMPGGTLTISWKPGETVKMRGSATHVFEGDLDLEALK; encoded by the coding sequence ATGGCGCTTCACTTCCACAAGATGCACGGTCTCGGCAACGACTTCGTGATCGTCGACGGCCGCGAACAGAGCGTGACGATGACGCCGGAGCTTGCTCGGGCCATTGCCGACCGCCACCGCGGCGTCGGCTGCGACCAGCTCATCCTCATCGGCAAATCCGACAAGGCCGACGTTTCGATGCGGATCTGGAATCACGACGGCGGCGAGGTCCAGTCGTGCGGAAACGCGTCGCGCTGCGTCGTCGCGCTCACCGGCGCAAAGACGATCGAAACGCCCGCCGGGGTGATCGAAGGATCGTCGGCCGGGAGCGAAGTCGAGGTTGGGATTCGCGAGCCGCGGTTCGGTTGGGAGGACATCCCCTTGTCCTACGCGATGGACACGAGCGACCTTCCGCTGGCCTGGGACGGGCTCAAGCACGGCTTTGCGGTCAATGTCGGCAATCCGCACGTCGTCTTCTTCGTCGAGGACCCGGCCAAGGTGCCGCTCGACGTGTACGGACCGAGAATCGAGAATGATCCGGCCTTCCCGGAACGAGTGAACGTCCATGTCGCCGCCGTCCGTGAGGACGGAATCCACATGCGCTCCTGGGAGCGAGGCGCAGGGCTGACGCTGGCGTGCGGCACGGGAGCCTGCGCAGCCGCCGTGGCCGCAATCGCAACCAAGCGCGCCACCAGCCCGGTTGCCGTCCACATGCCGGGCGGGACGCTGACCATCAGCTGGAAGCCGGGCGAGACCGTGAAGATGCGCGGGTCGGCGACCCACGTCTTCGAAGGCGACCTCGATCTCGAGGCGCTGAAGTGA
- a CDS encoding MiaB/RimO family radical SAM methylthiotransferase, producing the protein MSVETVALGCRLNFAEAETIASKAPADEDWIVINSCAVTGAAVRQSRQAVRRAHRRRPNARILVTGCAAELDRRSFETMPEVTRVIGNTGKLRAFGSMTSPVATGTHSRVRSFVAVQNGCDHRCTFCSIWQARGPSVSLPFEAIRDAITEEIDRGAREIVLTGVDITDYEGGLGAMCQRLLVAEPRLKRLRLSSLDSVELDEPLYELMADTQLMPHFHLSLQAGDDLILKRMKRRHSRAQAVATVERIKKSRPDATIGADIIAGFPTESENMAVNTLNLLDDCDIVAAHVFPFSPRPDTPAARMPQLEREIVKARAARLRQAADRRRTRWLDSLVGTSQTVLMESGGKGHTNGFAPIAIARAERGTSGSARVTRRDGDSLVGVFG; encoded by the coding sequence GTGAGCGTCGAGACTGTTGCGCTCGGCTGCCGTCTCAACTTCGCCGAGGCGGAGACGATCGCCAGCAAGGCTCCAGCGGACGAGGACTGGATCGTCATCAACAGTTGCGCAGTGACGGGCGCCGCGGTTCGACAATCCCGCCAGGCGGTACGACGAGCGCACCGCCGCCGGCCGAACGCGAGGATCCTCGTCACCGGCTGCGCCGCCGAGCTCGACCGCCGCTCGTTCGAGACGATGCCCGAAGTCACTCGAGTAATCGGAAACACCGGAAAGCTTCGCGCCTTTGGCAGCATGACGTCACCCGTCGCCACGGGAACTCACTCGCGGGTCCGGAGCTTCGTGGCAGTCCAGAACGGCTGCGACCATCGCTGCACCTTCTGCTCGATCTGGCAGGCTCGCGGCCCGAGCGTCTCCCTCCCTTTCGAGGCAATCCGGGATGCAATTACCGAGGAGATCGACCGCGGCGCCAGGGAGATCGTGCTCACCGGGGTCGACATCACCGATTACGAAGGCGGCCTTGGCGCTATGTGCCAGCGGCTGCTCGTTGCCGAGCCCCGCCTGAAGCGGCTGCGCCTGTCCTCGCTCGACAGCGTCGAGCTCGACGAGCCGCTTTACGAGCTGATGGCCGACACGCAGCTGATGCCGCACTTCCACCTGTCGCTCCAGGCCGGCGACGACTTGATCCTCAAGCGGATGAAACGGCGCCACAGCCGCGCGCAGGCAGTCGCAACTGTAGAGCGCATCAAGAAATCGCGGCCCGATGCCACGATCGGTGCGGACATTATCGCTGGATTTCCTACAGAATCTGAGAATATGGCAGTCAATACGCTGAATTTGCTCGACGACTGCGATATCGTCGCGGCTCATGTCTTTCCATTCTCGCCACGACCCGACACGCCGGCTGCTCGCATGCCCCAGCTCGAGCGCGAGATTGTGAAAGCCCGCGCGGCCCGCCTGCGCCAGGCGGCCGACCGGCGCCGGACGAGATGGCTCGACAGCCTCGTCGGCACCAGCCAAACCGTCCTGATGGAAAGCGGCGGCAAGGGCCACACCAACGGTTTCGCGCCTATAGCCATCGCCCGTGCCGAACGCGGGACGTCAGGCAGCGCCCGCGTAACCCGCCGTGACGGCGACAGCCTGGTGGGCGTCTTCGGATGA
- the ftsY gene encoding signal recognition particle-docking protein FtsY, whose amino-acid sequence MSWLDRLRGGFSKTAEKVADNLTGLTSRAALDTSTLDDIEEALIASDIGPEASHRIREAIARQKFERLDERGLRSILAEEIEKILAPVAKPLDVWGFPRPHVILVIGVNGSGKTTTIGKLGHWLIEQDYGVLLCAGDTFRAAAIEQLQIWGERIGAPVISGKEGADPAGLVFDGVKQATAQGIDVLVVDTAGRMQNKTHLMEELAKIRRVLGRLNPEAPHDVVLVLDATTGQNALSQVEVFRETANVTGLIMTKLDGTARGGVLVAAAERFGLPIHAIGVGERADDLRPFDARAVARAIAGLPPE is encoded by the coding sequence ATGAGCTGGCTCGACCGCCTGCGCGGCGGCTTTTCGAAAACCGCGGAGAAGGTGGCCGACAACCTGACCGGCCTCACCAGCCGTGCAGCCCTCGACACCTCGACGCTCGACGACATCGAGGAGGCGCTCATTGCCTCCGATATCGGGCCGGAGGCGTCGCACCGGATCCGCGAGGCGATCGCCCGCCAGAAGTTCGAGCGGCTGGACGAGCGAGGTCTCCGTTCGATTCTCGCCGAAGAGATAGAAAAGATCCTCGCTCCGGTCGCCAAGCCTCTGGATGTATGGGGTTTTCCGCGTCCGCACGTCATCCTCGTCATCGGGGTGAACGGGTCCGGCAAGACCACCACCATCGGCAAGCTGGGCCATTGGCTGATCGAGCAGGATTACGGTGTGCTGCTCTGCGCCGGCGACACGTTCCGCGCCGCAGCCATCGAGCAGCTGCAGATTTGGGGCGAGCGGATCGGCGCGCCGGTCATTTCGGGCAAGGAAGGCGCTGATCCGGCGGGCCTGGTGTTCGATGGCGTCAAGCAGGCAACCGCTCAGGGCATCGACGTCCTCGTCGTCGACACTGCCGGCCGAATGCAGAACAAGACCCACCTGATGGAGGAGCTTGCCAAGATCCGCCGGGTCCTCGGCCGACTCAACCCCGAAGCCCCGCACGATGTCGTGCTCGTGCTCGACGCGACAACGGGCCAAAACGCTCTGTCCCAGGTCGAAGTATTCCGCGAGACCGCGAACGTGACCGGCCTCATCATGACCAAGCTCGATGGAACCGCGCGCGGAGGCGTTCTGGTCGCCGCGGCCGAGCGCTTCGGCCTTCCCATCCACGCGATCGGTGTCGGCGAGCGGGCCGACGACCTTCGTCCGTTCGATGCGCGCGCGGTCGCCCGCGCAATTGCAGGACTTCCCCCGGAATGA
- a CDS encoding septation protein A codes for MSSKPEPTGGAKLLIDLGPLLVFFIANFFAPVPDVLKIFVATGAFMVAMIAAMIFSALRYGRISPLLWFSGVMVVILGGLTIWLHDRSFIQMKPTIYYALVAGILAFGYATGRPLLQQVLGSTYPGLDAEGWKKLTRNWAVFFVCMAVLNEAVWRNTSWDFWIGFKLWGALPLTFLFAAANIPMLLKHGLMKEDAKPVEPGPIE; via the coding sequence ATGAGCAGCAAGCCGGAACCCACGGGCGGAGCCAAGCTGCTGATCGACCTCGGTCCGCTGCTGGTCTTCTTCATCGCCAATTTCTTCGCCCCGGTGCCGGACGTGCTGAAGATCTTCGTCGCGACCGGCGCCTTCATGGTTGCGATGATCGCCGCGATGATCTTTTCCGCGCTCCGCTACGGCCGGATTTCGCCATTGCTCTGGTTTTCGGGCGTGATGGTGGTGATCCTCGGCGGCCTGACCATCTGGCTTCACGACCGCTCCTTCATCCAAATGAAGCCGACCATCTATTACGCGCTGGTCGCGGGCATTCTCGCCTTCGGTTACGCCACAGGCCGCCCGCTCCTCCAGCAGGTGCTGGGAAGCACCTATCCAGGGCTCGATGCCGAGGGCTGGAAGAAGCTCACCCGCAACTGGGCCGTCTTCTTCGTCTGCATGGCGGTCCTCAACGAAGCGGTTTGGCGTAATACGTCCTGGGATTTCTGGATCGGCTTCAAGCTCTGGGGAGCGCTGCCCCTCACCTTCCTGTTCGCGGCCGCCAACATTCCGATGCTTCTCAAGCACGGGCTGATGAAGGAGGACGCCAAACCGGTCGAACCGGGCCCGATCGAATGA
- a CDS encoding ABC transporter ATP-binding protein: MSSDPILSIRGLRKSYASGTEALKSVDLDIRRGEIFALLGPNGAGKTTLINIVCGIVTPTAGEVLIDGRNWQRHYREARKRIGLVPQELTMDVFEPLISTVSFSRELFGRAPDKAKVERILRDLSLWDKRKEILKELSGGMKRRVMIAKALAHEPDILFLDEPTAGVDVELRRDMWALVRRLRDNGTTIILTTHYIEEAEEMADRVGVITNGELILVEAKDELMKKLGRKILHLQLTEPLQSVPPELAEWNPQLSENGNILTYEFDAKADRTGIPSLLTAMRDAGLGFKDLDTKQSSLEDIFVSLVHEKRSAA, encoded by the coding sequence ATGAGCAGCGATCCGATCCTCTCCATCCGCGGGCTCCGCAAGAGCTACGCGAGCGGAACCGAAGCGCTGAAAAGCGTCGACCTCGACATCCGGCGCGGCGAGATCTTCGCCCTCCTGGGCCCCAACGGCGCAGGCAAGACCACGCTCATCAACATCGTCTGCGGAATTGTGACCCCGACAGCCGGCGAAGTCCTCATCGATGGCAGGAACTGGCAGCGCCACTATCGGGAAGCGCGCAAGCGGATCGGCCTGGTGCCGCAAGAGCTGACCATGGACGTCTTCGAGCCATTGATCAGCACCGTCAGCTTCAGCCGTGAGCTGTTCGGCAGGGCGCCCGACAAGGCGAAGGTAGAGAGGATCCTCCGCGACCTGTCGCTGTGGGACAAGCGCAAGGAAATCCTCAAGGAGCTGTCGGGGGGCATGAAGCGGCGCGTGATGATCGCCAAGGCGCTCGCTCATGAGCCGGACATCCTGTTCCTCGACGAACCGACCGCGGGCGTCGATGTCGAGCTTCGCAGAGACATGTGGGCGCTGGTCAGGCGCCTTCGCGACAACGGCACGACCATCATCCTCACCACCCATTATATCGAGGAAGCCGAAGAGATGGCGGACCGGGTGGGCGTGATCACCAACGGCGAGCTGATCCTGGTCGAGGCGAAGGACGAGCTGATGAAGAAGCTCGGCCGCAAGATCCTTCACTTGCAGCTGACTGAACCGCTGCAATCGGTCCCGCCCGAGCTTGCCGAGTGGAACCCGCAGCTCAGCGAAAATGGCAACATCCTCACCTATGAATTTGATGCGAAAGCGGATCGGACCGGAATTCCGTCGTTGCTGACAGCAATGAGAGATGCCGGACTTGGCTTCAAGGACCTCGATACCAAGCAGTCGAGCCTTGAGGATATTTTCGTCAGCCTCGTTCACGAAAAGCGGAGCGCCGCATGA
- a CDS encoding ABC transporter permease gives MNWRGVLAIYKFEMHRFRRTLWTGLAVPVITTSLYFIVFGAAIGSRMTEIGGVPYGSFIVPGLMMLSLFTESIFNASFGIHMPRFTGTIYEILSAPLSAFETVLGYVGAAASKAMSVALVIFVTAHLFVPVTVAHPLLAFLYLLLVALTFCLFGFMVGIWAKGFEQLQVIPLLVVTPLTFLGGAFYSIDMLAEPWRSITLFNPVVYLINGFRWTFFGTADVSFGLALGATVAFFLICLTGVWWIFRTGYRLKS, from the coding sequence ATGAACTGGCGCGGCGTCCTCGCGATCTACAAGTTCGAGATGCACCGTTTCCGGCGGACTTTGTGGACCGGTCTTGCGGTGCCAGTCATCACCACCTCGCTCTATTTCATCGTGTTCGGGGCGGCGATCGGCAGCCGGATGACCGAGATCGGCGGAGTTCCCTACGGAAGCTTCATCGTCCCAGGCCTCATGATGCTGTCGCTGTTTACCGAGAGCATCTTCAACGCGAGCTTCGGAATCCACATGCCGCGATTCACCGGCACGATCTACGAGATCCTGTCGGCGCCGCTTTCCGCATTCGAGACGGTGCTCGGCTATGTCGGTGCGGCGGCGAGCAAGGCCATGTCGGTCGCGCTGGTCATCTTCGTGACGGCGCACCTGTTCGTGCCGGTCACGGTCGCTCATCCGCTGCTGGCGTTCCTCTATCTCCTGCTTGTCGCGCTGACCTTTTGCCTGTTCGGATTCATGGTCGGCATCTGGGCGAAGGGGTTCGAGCAGCTGCAGGTCATCCCGCTACTCGTCGTCACCCCCCTCACCTTCCTGGGCGGCGCTTTCTATTCGATCGACATGCTCGCCGAGCCGTGGCGCTCGATCACCCTCTTCAACCCGGTTGTCTATCTGATCAACGGGTTCCGCTGGACCTTCTTCGGGACGGCCGACGTCAGCTTCGGACTCGCGCTGGGCGCGACCGTCGCTTTCTTCCTGATCTGCCTCACCGGCGTGTGGTGGATCTTCCGGACCGGCTATCGCCTGAAGAGCTGA
- a CDS encoding superoxide dismutase, giving the protein MAFELPELPYARDALQPHMSSETFDYHYGKHHKAYVDKTNGMLGEKGLEGASLIEVIRAGKDKGDKGLFNNSAQIWNHSFFWQCLAPEGSTSPSGKLKEMIDSDFGGHDALLEALQTESANHFASGWGWLVLNNGKLEVTSLHDADTPVVHGMTPLLTVDVWEHAYYIDYRNERPRFLKSVLQNIINWDFVAQNLDGNGAERANQQG; this is encoded by the coding sequence ATGGCCTTTGAGCTTCCCGAACTGCCGTATGCGCGTGACGCGCTGCAGCCCCACATGTCGAGCGAGACGTTCGACTATCACTACGGCAAGCACCACAAGGCCTATGTCGACAAGACCAACGGGATGCTGGGGGAGAAGGGGCTCGAGGGCGCCTCGCTGATCGAGGTGATCCGCGCCGGCAAGGACAAGGGCGACAAGGGCCTGTTCAACAACAGTGCCCAGATCTGGAACCACAGCTTCTTCTGGCAGTGCCTGGCCCCCGAAGGCTCGACGTCACCGTCGGGCAAGCTGAAGGAAATGATCGACAGCGATTTCGGCGGCCATGACGCGCTGCTCGAGGCGCTCCAGACCGAAAGCGCCAACCATTTCGCGAGCGGTTGGGGCTGGCTGGTGCTGAACAATGGCAAGCTGGAGGTCACTTCGCTCCACGACGCCGACACACCGGTCGTCCATGGGATGACCCCGTTGTTGACGGTCGATGTGTGGGAGCACGCTTATTACATCGATTACCGCAACGAGCGGCCGAGGTTCCTCAAGAGCGTCCTGCAGAACATCATCAACTGGGATTTCGTGGCCCAGAACCTCGACGGGAATGGAGCAGAGCGCGCCAACCAGCAGGGCTGA
- the pspF gene encoding phage shock protein operon transcriptional activator, with product MERTETFVGQSNAVLDAIERASRAAALNRPVLVIGERGTGKELVAERLHHLSPRWSGPLVVMNCAALPENLIEAELFGHEAGSFTGAAKTRHGRFEEADGGTLFLDELATLSAPAQDRLLRATEYGEVTRIGASKPISVDVRIVAATNEHLPTLVEQGRFRADLLDRLCFEVITLPPLRNRGGDIPLLAEHFGRRMAVELDWTNWPGFSEQAMAEMERYPWPGNVRELRNVAERAVYRWEDPERPVDSIQFDPFDSPWIPKPATAVAAATPAPVDSAAEAHVEEAAPPQPSLETEDFRSSVDSYERALLEEALRANRYNQRATAAAIGLSYDQLRHALKRHKLLDAGSR from the coding sequence ATGGAACGTACTGAAACTTTCGTCGGCCAAAGCAACGCCGTTCTCGACGCGATCGAGCGCGCCAGCCGTGCCGCCGCGCTCAACCGGCCGGTGCTGGTCATTGGCGAGCGCGGGACCGGCAAGGAGCTCGTCGCCGAGCGCCTCCACCACCTGAGCCCGCGCTGGTCCGGGCCGCTGGTCGTCATGAACTGCGCGGCGCTTCCGGAGAATCTCATCGAGGCGGAGCTGTTCGGGCACGAAGCGGGTAGCTTTACCGGAGCGGCGAAGACGCGTCACGGGCGTTTTGAGGAAGCCGACGGCGGGACCCTGTTCCTCGACGAGCTTGCGACCCTGTCGGCGCCTGCGCAGGACCGTCTGCTCCGCGCCACCGAATATGGCGAGGTCACCCGGATCGGCGCCTCCAAGCCCATTTCGGTCGACGTCCGAATCGTTGCCGCGACCAACGAGCATCTGCCGACCCTGGTGGAGCAGGGGAGGTTCCGCGCCGACCTTCTCGACCGTCTCTGCTTCGAGGTGATCACCCTTCCGCCGCTGCGCAACCGCGGCGGCGACATCCCGCTTCTCGCCGAGCATTTCGGCCGCCGCATGGCCGTGGAGCTCGACTGGACCAACTGGCCGGGCTTCAGCGAGCAGGCGATGGCCGAGATGGAGCGCTATCCCTGGCCCGGCAATGTGCGCGAATTGCGCAATGTTGCCGAACGTGCGGTTTATCGCTGGGAAGACCCCGAACGCCCCGTGGATTCGATCCAGTTTGACCCGTTCGATTCGCCGTGGATTCCCAAGCCGGCGACCGCTGTAGCTGCGGCGACTCCCGCACCGGTCGATTCGGCTGCGGAAGCGCATGTTGAGGAAGCGGCGCCGCCTCAGCCGTCGCTGGAGACCGAAGATTTCCGCTCTTCCGTCGATTCGTACGAGCGCGCGCTTCTCGAGGAGGCGCTGCGGGCGAACCGCTACAACCAGCGCGCCACCGCTGCCGCGATCGGGCTCAGCTACGACCAGCTGCGCCACGCGCTGAAGCGCCACAAGCTGCTGGACGCCGGCTCGCGTTAG
- the pspA gene encoding phage shock protein PspA codes for MSIFSRTRDIFAANMTELLDRAEDPARMIRMIILEMEETLVEVRASAAKTIADGKDMRRTLSRLDELQSSWTEKAELALSKGREDLAKAALLERQKAADMAEGLKEEIAVLDETLKAYEADIAKLQGKLREARVRQNAIAHRIESAVTRAKARELVNGNRTEDAFSRFEVLERRADFAEGRAEALGMTGPKSLEEEIADLQSSDKVDAELEAMKAALAAKGTK; via the coding sequence ATGAGTATCTTCTCCCGGACGCGGGACATCTTCGCCGCGAACATGACCGAGCTTCTCGACCGCGCGGAGGATCCGGCGCGGATGATCCGGATGATCATCCTCGAGATGGAAGAGACCTTGGTCGAGGTTCGCGCAAGCGCCGCCAAGACGATTGCCGACGGCAAGGACATGCGGCGCACCCTCTCCCGCCTCGACGAGCTCCAGAGCAGCTGGACCGAGAAGGCCGAGCTGGCGCTCAGCAAGGGCCGCGAGGACCTAGCCAAGGCGGCGCTGCTTGAGCGGCAGAAGGCTGCCGACATGGCGGAGGGGCTCAAGGAGGAGATCGCCGTCCTCGACGAGACCCTGAAAGCCTATGAGGCGGATATCGCCAAGCTTCAGGGCAAGCTCCGCGAAGCGCGGGTCCGGCAGAATGCGATCGCTCACCGAATCGAGAGCGCTGTCACGCGCGCCAAGGCCCGCGAGCTGGTCAACGGCAACCGCACCGAGGATGCGTTCAGCCGCTTCGAGGTCCTGGAGCGCCGCGCGGACTTCGCCGAAGGCCGTGCCGAGGCGCTCGGGATGACCGGTCCCAAGAGCCTCGAGGAAGAGATCGCCGACCTGCAGTCTTCCGACAAGGTAGATGCGGAACTGGAAGCCATGAAGGCCGCGCTGGCGGCTAAGGGGACTAAATAA
- the pspB gene encoding envelope stress response membrane protein PspB yields the protein MEEAVIPLFAVAILFIGLPWLIFHYVTKWKSAATLTGADEKLLDELHDMARRLDDRLCTIERIMNAENPNWQQACLPDAGTPLVDDVLTSTRSRRGEKA from the coding sequence ATGGAAGAGGCAGTCATTCCGCTGTTCGCGGTCGCGATCCTGTTTATCGGGCTTCCGTGGCTGATCTTCCACTATGTGACCAAATGGAAATCGGCGGCTACCCTGACCGGCGCCGATGAGAAGCTCCTGGACGAGCTTCACGACATGGCTCGCCGGCTCGACGATCGGCTGTGCACGATCGAGCGGATCATGAACGCGGAAAACCCCAACTGGCAGCAGGCCTGCCTGCCTGACGCCGGAACGCCCCTGGTGGACGATGTGCTGACCAGCACGCGTTCGAGGCGCGGAGAGAAGGCATGA
- the pspC gene encoding envelope stress response membrane protein PspC: MSTQPPSRTKFYLDKRHGKVMGVCAGLADYTGFDVTLVRILLILGVFMGGGALIPVYFITGWVAQDRPRELADSDPEETKFWQGVRQSPSRSARDIKSRFRDIDRRLAQIEHYVTIENRSLAREIEQLR, translated from the coding sequence ATGAGCACGCAGCCTCCCAGCCGGACCAAATTTTACCTCGACAAGCGCCATGGCAAGGTCATGGGCGTGTGCGCCGGACTGGCCGATTACACCGGCTTCGACGTCACTCTGGTCCGGATCCTTCTGATCCTGGGCGTTTTCATGGGCGGCGGCGCTCTGATCCCGGTCTATTTCATCACCGGATGGGTGGCGCAGGACCGGCCCCGCGAGCTGGCGGACAGCGACCCTGAAGAAACCAAGTTCTGGCAGGGAGTCCGCCAGTCACCTTCCCGCAGCGCCCGCGACATCAAGTCACGGTTCCGCGACATCGATCGCCGGCTCGCCCAGATCGAGCATTATGTAACCATCGAAAACCGGTCGCTCGCCCGCGAGATCGAGCAGCTTCGCTAG
- a CDS encoding SufE family protein — MPLPPISEILDDYQFLDGEDRYRLLIELGRKLEPMPEALKTDATKVRGCSASVWVYPTRTDDGRLHFLADSNAAITKGIVALVLSAVQDKPAAEVARTDVAAQLAPFELSRHLSANRTQGVPNMIQLIRETAQRLAA; from the coding sequence ATGCCTCTTCCGCCCATCAGCGAGATCCTCGACGACTATCAGTTCCTCGACGGCGAGGACCGCTACCGGCTGCTGATCGAGCTTGGCCGCAAGCTCGAGCCGATGCCCGAGGCGCTCAAGACCGACGCGACCAAGGTCAGGGGCTGCTCGGCGTCGGTGTGGGTCTATCCGACACGAACAGACGATGGGCGGCTTCACTTTCTCGCCGACAGCAACGCGGCGATCACCAAGGGCATCGTCGCGCTCGTTCTTTCGGCTGTCCAGGACAAGCCGGCGGCGGAGGTCGCGCGAACCGACGTCGCCGCCCAGCTGGCGCCGTTCGAGCTGTCGCGGCACCTGAGCGCGAACCGCACTCAGGGCGTGCCAAATATGATCCAGCTGATCCGGGAAACAGCGCAGCGGCTCGCAGCATGA